The Fibrobacter sp. genome includes a region encoding these proteins:
- a CDS encoding lauroyl acyltransferase has protein sequence MARISVKYVLAKIVLHALLRFPDFALGFLFKLAYPIYKKTHEKRAWGRTQRHLKKAQEFLEETNQEKNWTDVTPRDVFQGIFWNALDSYRGLARFKQTTSRLVFENENIIKEALTHGPVAAISIHQGSFELLHRSLCRYSNNVHLVTDTLGEGALRLLIQELRSDPHLTEYSPEDSRALIRNLFKTNGILAMVFDQGKNTKGNKVKLFGQDSTLYLRLPELVNQMGAGIVTFRTFTRTSDNETIGSQNRREIVIRFEKYYPPEYDKALVELHAKNSSDKKESDAPLVESIAKEVETWIAEHPAQWSWNYHGNFKV, from the coding sequence ATGGCAAGGATTTCCGTAAAATACGTACTGGCGAAAATAGTGCTACACGCCCTTTTGCGGTTTCCTGATTTTGCTCTTGGTTTCTTGTTTAAACTGGCCTACCCCATCTACAAGAAAACTCACGAAAAAAGAGCCTGGGGCCGGACACAAAGACACCTGAAAAAAGCCCAAGAATTTCTCGAGGAAACAAACCAGGAAAAAAATTGGACAGACGTTACACCAAGGGACGTCTTCCAGGGAATATTCTGGAACGCGCTTGATTCCTACCGCGGTTTAGCGAGATTTAAGCAAACCACGTCGAGACTCGTTTTCGAGAACGAAAATATCATTAAAGAGGCCCTTACCCATGGCCCCGTAGCAGCAATCAGCATTCACCAAGGTTCCTTTGAACTTTTGCATCGGAGCCTATGCCGCTACAGCAACAACGTTCACCTCGTTACCGATACCTTAGGCGAAGGGGCACTTCGTCTGCTCATTCAGGAACTGCGCAGTGACCCACATCTAACGGAATACAGCCCCGAAGATTCTCGCGCCTTGATTCGCAATTTGTTCAAGACCAATGGTATATTGGCCATGGTATTTGACCAAGGCAAGAACACCAAGGGGAACAAAGTCAAGCTCTTCGGGCAAGATTCCACGCTGTATCTAAGATTACCCGAGCTAGTGAACCAAATGGGAGCAGGCATCGTTACGTTCCGCACATTCACAAGAACTAGCGACAACGAGACTATTGGCAGCCAGAACCGCCGCGAAATCGTCATCCGATTCGAAAAATATTATCCGCCAGAATACGACAAGGCCCTCGTCGAACTCCATGCAAAAAACAGTTCCGACAAAAAAGAAAGCGACGCTCCCTTAGTAGAGAGCATCGCTAAAGAAGTTGAAACTTGGATCGCCGAGCATCCTGCCCAATGGAGCTGGAACTACCACGGCAATTTCAAGGTCTAG